The Carassius gibelio isolate Cgi1373 ecotype wild population from Czech Republic chromosome B22, carGib1.2-hapl.c, whole genome shotgun sequence genome window below encodes:
- the LOC127987849 gene encoding granzyme B(G,H)-like isoform X4 has product MTIISLLLLASLLPHLTFTARVNVGIVNGSEAKPHSRPYMVSVQVKEQHICGGCLISNNYVMTAAHCRNNAPVVTVVLGAHDLKKSENSVRYTVDSYHQHPNYTKGSFVNDILLLKLEKNVQLNDNIKWISIPEEGSIIEAGSVCSVAGWGSLEAKGQKSDHLMETDVKVMNNTECEHKWAKKYFSTSQMMCVHGKGGSCDGDSGGPLVCGNTAVGVTSFGHPDLCNSPEKPEVYIKISAYLTWIKSIIGKFN; this is encoded by the exons ATGACCATCATCTCTCTGCTCCTGCTGGCCTCTCTGCTGCCACACCTGACCTTCACTG CTCGTGTGAATGTGGGTATAGTGAACGGCAGTGAAGCAAAACCCCACTCCAGACCTTACATGGTGTCTGTTCAAGTAAAGGAGCAACATATCTGTGGTGGATGCCTTATCTCTAATAATTATGTCATGACTGCTGCACATTGCCGAAACAA TGCTCCAGTTGTGACGGTTGTGCTAGGTGCACATGACCTAAAAAAGAGTGAAAATTCAGTCCGATACACAGTGGATTCATATCATCAGCATCCAAACTACACTAAGGGATCCTTTGTTAATGACATCCTGCTTTTGAAG ttagaAAAAAATGTACAACTGAATGACAATATCAAGTGGATATCCATACCAGAAGAAGGAAGCATTATCGAGGCAGGTTCAGTTTGTAGTGTCGCAGGTTGGGGAAGTTTAGAAGCTAAGGGCCAGAAAAGCGATCACCTCATGGAGACAGACGTGAAGGTCATGAATAATACGGAATGTGAACATAAATGGGCGAAGAAATACTTTTCAACTTCACAGATGATGTGTGTTCATGGCAAAGGAGGAAGCTGTGAT GGGGATTCAGGAGGTCCTTTGGTTTGTGGAAACACTGCAGTTGGTGTCACTTCTTTTGGTCACCCTGATCTCTGTAATTCCCCAGAGAAACCCGAAGTTTATATTAAGATTTCAGCATATCTTACATGGATAAAGAGCATAATTGGAAAATTTAATTGA